The following proteins are encoded in a genomic region of Paenibacillus sp. FSL H3-0469:
- a CDS encoding valine--tRNA ligase, whose protein sequence is MPTTYDPGAAEKKWYAYWMEKGFFEAGKRPDAEPYSIVIPPPNVTGMLHIGHALDFTLQDVLIRTKRMQGYDTLWLPGTDHAGIATQTKVEQKLRQQGISRHDLGREKFLEQVWDWKDQYAKTIHDQWAKVGLSLDYSRERFTFDDGMKKAVSKVFVELYQKGLIYRGKRIINWDPAARTALSDIEVEYKEVNGHLYHLRYPLKDGSGHITVATTRPETMLGDTAVAVHPEDDRYKHLIGRTLVLPIIGREIPVIADEYVDKEFGSGAVKITPAHDPNDFEMGVRHNLPQINVMDEGGVMNEEAGAYQGMDRSDCRKAIVADLKEQGVLISIEDHVHQVGHSERSGAVVEPYLSTQWFVKMQPLAEAAIAAQKDGDGVHFVPDRFEKTYLNWIENVRDWCISRQLWWGHRIPAWYSESTGELVVAHDEEEARRISGLSDLKQDEDVLDTWFSSNLWPFATLGWPDGESSDYQRYYPNNVLVTGYDIIYFWVARMIFSAMEFTGQKPFSDVLMHGLVRDAEGRKMSKSLGNGIDPLDVIEQYGADAMRYMITTGSTAGQDLRFRMEKVEQARNFANKIWNASRFALMNLEGVAFEDIDITGELGTADRWILHRLNETSRDITRLIDSYEFGETGRLLYNFIWDDLCDWYIEFAKLSLYGADAAAKAKTQSVLAYVLDRTLRLIHPFMPFITEEIWQHLPHEGESITLAEWPKYDAALENPQAVSEMNLLMDIIRAVRGIRAEVNAPMSKKVELIIKAGSQDTLDIISRNDNYIGRFCNTSSFEAGLAPQTPDKMMSAVVTGAELLLPLSGLIDIDQEIIRLEKEVQTLNSEVERVEKKLSNQGFVAKAPAKVIEEERAKQADYSDRREKVLARIAELRG, encoded by the coding sequence ATGCCGACTACATATGATCCGGGAGCGGCAGAGAAGAAATGGTATGCGTACTGGATGGAGAAGGGCTTCTTCGAAGCCGGCAAGCGGCCGGATGCGGAGCCGTACAGCATCGTGATTCCGCCGCCGAATGTAACCGGAATGCTGCATATCGGACACGCGCTGGATTTTACGCTTCAGGATGTGCTGATCCGCACCAAGCGGATGCAGGGATATGATACCCTGTGGCTGCCCGGTACGGACCATGCAGGGATTGCTACACAGACCAAGGTAGAGCAGAAGCTGCGCCAGCAGGGGATCTCCCGCCATGATCTGGGGCGCGAGAAGTTCCTGGAGCAGGTATGGGACTGGAAAGACCAGTATGCCAAGACCATTCATGACCAGTGGGCCAAGGTGGGCCTGTCCCTCGATTACTCCCGCGAACGCTTTACCTTTGATGATGGAATGAAGAAGGCGGTAAGCAAGGTATTTGTGGAGCTGTACCAGAAGGGCCTGATCTATCGCGGCAAGCGGATTATTAACTGGGACCCGGCTGCCCGTACAGCCCTGTCGGATATCGAGGTTGAATACAAGGAAGTGAACGGGCATCTGTACCATCTGCGTTATCCGCTTAAGGATGGCAGCGGCCATATTACGGTGGCTACCACGCGGCCCGAGACGATGCTGGGCGATACAGCGGTAGCGGTACACCCGGAGGATGACCGTTACAAGCATCTGATTGGCAGAACACTGGTCCTGCCGATTATAGGCAGAGAGATTCCGGTTATTGCTGATGAATACGTAGATAAGGAGTTCGGCAGCGGTGCGGTTAAGATTACACCGGCGCATGATCCGAATGACTTCGAGATGGGAGTCCGCCATAACCTTCCGCAGATCAATGTAATGGACGAAGGCGGAGTGATGAATGAGGAAGCAGGCGCTTACCAGGGAATGGACCGCAGCGACTGCCGTAAGGCCATCGTAGCCGACCTGAAGGAGCAAGGCGTGCTGATCTCCATTGAGGATCATGTACACCAGGTTGGGCACAGTGAGCGTTCGGGGGCTGTTGTAGAGCCTTATCTGTCCACCCAGTGGTTCGTCAAAATGCAGCCGCTGGCAGAAGCGGCCATCGCTGCACAGAAGGACGGTGACGGGGTCCACTTCGTGCCGGACCGCTTCGAGAAGACGTACCTGAACTGGATCGAGAATGTCCGCGACTGGTGTATCTCCCGCCAATTGTGGTGGGGTCACCGGATTCCGGCCTGGTACTCCGAATCTACCGGGGAGCTTGTTGTTGCGCACGACGAAGAAGAAGCACGCCGCATCAGCGGGCTGTCCGACCTGAAGCAGGATGAGGATGTTCTGGATACCTGGTTCAGCTCCAACCTCTGGCCGTTCGCTACATTAGGCTGGCCTGACGGGGAGAGCAGTGACTATCAGCGTTACTATCCGAACAACGTACTGGTTACCGGGTACGATATCATTTACTTCTGGGTAGCGCGGATGATTTTCTCAGCCATGGAATTCACAGGCCAGAAGCCGTTCTCCGATGTACTGATGCACGGACTCGTACGCGATGCCGAAGGACGCAAGATGTCCAAGTCTCTGGGCAACGGCATCGATCCGCTGGATGTTATCGAGCAGTACGGCGCTGACGCCATGCGTTATATGATTACTACCGGCAGTACAGCGGGCCAGGATCTGCGGTTCCGTATGGAAAAGGTAGAGCAGGCGCGCAATTTTGCCAACAAGATCTGGAATGCCTCCCGGTTCGCGCTGATGAATCTGGAAGGCGTAGCCTTTGAAGATATTGACATTACAGGTGAGCTTGGCACAGCAGACCGCTGGATTTTGCACCGCCTGAACGAAACTTCCCGTGATATTACGCGTCTAATTGACTCGTACGAGTTCGGCGAGACCGGACGCCTGCTCTACAACTTCATCTGGGATGATCTGTGCGACTGGTATATCGAATTCGCCAAGCTTTCGCTGTACGGAGCGGACGCAGCCGCCAAGGCCAAGACCCAGTCTGTTCTGGCTTACGTGCTGGACCGCACACTGCGCCTGATTCACCCGTTCATGCCGTTCATTACCGAGGAGATCTGGCAGCATCTGCCGCATGAAGGAGAATCGATTACGCTGGCTGAATGGCCGAAGTACGATGCGGCGCTTGAGAATCCGCAGGCGGTATCAGAGATGAACCTGCTGATGGATATCATCCGGGCTGTTCGCGGTATCCGTGCGGAAGTGAATGCGCCAATGAGCAAGAAGGTCGAGCTGATTATCAAGGCCGGCAGCCAGGACACCCTGGACATTATTTCCCGTAACGACAATTACATCGGGCGCTTCTGCAACACCTCTTCGTTCGAAGCAGGCCTTGCGCCGCAGACGCCGGATAAAATGATGTCCGCCGTGGTTACCGGAGCGGAGCTGCTTCTCCCGCTGTCCGGTCTGATCGATATCGATCAGGAGATTATCCGTCTGGAGAAAGAAGTCCAGACCCTGAACAGCGAAGTGGAGCGTGTGGAGAAGAAGCTCAGTAATCAGGGCTTTGTAGCCAAAGCTCCGGCGAAAGTCATCGAAGAGGAACGGGCGAAGCAGGCGGATTATTCCGACAGACGCGAGAAAGTGCTGGCCCGTATTGCAGAGCTGAGAGGATAA
- a CDS encoding stalk domain-containing protein — protein sequence MKRKVAATAAALSLTLTVSAGVYAASNLQEIKALLNNKIGIVVNGQAYTPKDGNGKTLAPITYNGITYLPVRSIGEALNTAVTYDAATSRVIIGNGAAPAVSSGGSSAGTPADSVKRPKSLPADFPLPADAKIFDLIEGSATGKPSATFSYTTKQGLETLGNTYKDYFAQKGATSKSEEVSAAAFQIIDAGSTFAVTVDGAPGTGSRQGFNVVQVIWSGE from the coding sequence ATGAAGAGAAAAGTGGCAGCCACTGCGGCCGCACTAAGCTTGACGCTCACAGTCTCGGCCGGTGTCTATGCCGCCAGCAATCTGCAGGAGATCAAGGCGCTCCTGAACAACAAAATCGGGATCGTCGTGAATGGCCAGGCGTACACGCCCAAAGACGGCAACGGCAAAACCCTCGCCCCGATTACCTACAACGGCATCACTTATCTGCCTGTACGCTCCATAGGCGAAGCGCTGAACACCGCTGTTACTTACGATGCTGCAACCAGCCGGGTCATCATCGGTAATGGGGCTGCTCCGGCTGTCTCCTCCGGCGGCTCGTCCGCAGGAACACCAGCGGATTCTGTGAAGCGGCCGAAGAGCCTGCCGGCGGACTTCCCGCTTCCGGCGGACGCGAAGATCTTTGATCTGATCGAAGGCTCGGCGACCGGCAAGCCGTCCGCGACCTTCAGCTATACCACGAAGCAGGGGCTGGAGACGCTGGGCAATACGTATAAGGACTATTTCGCGCAAAAAGGAGCCACCTCCAAATCGGAGGAGGTCTCTGCAGCCGCCTTCCAGATTATTGATGCAGGTAGCACGTTTGCTGTTACCGTGGACGGGGCTCCCGGAACGGGCAGCCGCCAGGGCTTCAACGTGGTTCAAGTGATCTGGAGCGGGGAGTAA